Proteins co-encoded in one Acidobacteriota bacterium genomic window:
- a CDS encoding electron transfer flavoprotein subunit beta/FixA family protein, protein MKIVVCMKTVADTETRVKPAPDGCSVSQEGVNFIMSPYDEFAVEEALKLREKLGAGEIVIVSAGGPECEKTLRGGLALGVDRAVWVQDPAFARAEPFYTARVLAEVVKAEAADLVLFGKQGVGQDFGQVPALVAELLGLPCANVAVGVEVGDGRLTVHREIDGGEEVVECALPAVVSAQKGLNSPRYASMKGILTAKKKAIETRSAADLGVGAVEGSWSVEKVELPPARPAGRLVPGEPEQQVRDLVQLLRTEAKVL, encoded by the coding sequence ATGAAGATCGTCGTCTGCATGAAGACCGTGGCCGACACCGAAACCCGCGTCAAGCCGGCACCGGACGGCTGCTCCGTCTCCCAGGAGGGCGTGAATTTCATCATGAGCCCCTACGACGAGTTCGCCGTCGAGGAGGCGCTCAAGCTCCGGGAGAAACTCGGGGCCGGGGAGATCGTCATCGTCTCCGCCGGCGGGCCCGAGTGCGAGAAGACGCTTCGCGGGGGGCTGGCCCTCGGCGTCGACCGGGCCGTGTGGGTCCAGGATCCCGCCTTCGCCCGCGCCGAGCCCTTCTACACGGCCCGGGTCCTGGCGGAGGTCGTCAAGGCCGAGGCCGCCGACCTGGTGCTCTTCGGCAAACAGGGCGTGGGCCAGGACTTCGGCCAGGTCCCGGCCCTCGTGGCCGAACTGTTAGGCCTGCCCTGCGCCAACGTGGCGGTGGGGGTCGAGGTCGGCGACGGCCGGCTGACGGTCCACCGCGAGATCGACGGCGGCGAGGAGGTCGTGGAGTGCGCTCTGCCCGCCGTCGTGTCCGCCCAGAAGGGGCTGAATTCGCCCCGCTACGCCTCCATGAAGGGAATCCTCACGGCCAAGAAGAAAGCCATCGAGACCCGCTCCGCCGCCGATCTCGGCGTCGGCGCCGTCGAGGGTTCCTGGTCGGTTGAGAAAGTGGAACTGCCCCCGGCCCGCCCGGCGGGCCGCCTGGTCCCCGGCGAACCGGAGCAGCAGGTTCGGGACCTGGTCCAGCTTCTCCGGACCGAAGCGAAAGTGCTGTGA